From Flavobacterium arcticum, the proteins below share one genomic window:
- a CDS encoding tetratricopeptide repeat protein codes for MHLSHEEEDHSLSLKKFESMLKTNKVLFFDSEEFEDIILHYLDIGKINLAKKALKLGLEQHPKSTGLKLVEVELLVFDDKLEIAERLLNELYAIEPTNEEIYIQKANIHSKRDQHDKAVELLNIALKYTDDYADVHSLIGMEYLFMDNLEMAKDSFIKCLDEDTDDHSALYNVVYCFDFLDQNKEAANFLNGFIDKNPYSEVAWHQLGRQYYTLKEYEQALRAFDYATLIDDSFLGAFLEKAKTLEKLKKYQEAIECYGMTMELDDPTSFALLRVGKCYERLDNHKKAIEFYEKTVHEDPLLDKAWIAITDFYIRRKNFQKALYYVNKAIGIDNENKLYWKRYAVINKELDYHEEAEAGYRKAVEFGDYELDTWLFWVDTLRLLGERDSAIITLLQATEYFPEEYQIEYRLAGLYFMGNENEKGVFHLSNGLRLNYKNHVMIEEFFPSVWDLKIVKDILAEYSAK; via the coding sequence ATGCATTTGAGCCACGAAGAAGAAGATCACAGTTTATCCTTAAAAAAGTTCGAATCGATGTTGAAAACCAACAAAGTTTTGTTCTTTGATTCCGAAGAGTTTGAAGATATCATACTTCATTACCTCGACATCGGAAAAATTAATTTAGCTAAAAAGGCCTTAAAACTTGGCTTGGAACAGCACCCAAAGTCAACAGGTTTAAAATTAGTAGAAGTAGAGCTTTTAGTTTTTGATGATAAGCTCGAAATAGCAGAGCGACTTTTAAATGAACTCTATGCTATAGAACCCACCAACGAAGAAATTTATATTCAAAAAGCAAACATACATTCTAAGCGCGATCAACATGATAAAGCGGTAGAACTTTTAAACATAGCGTTAAAATATACTGACGACTATGCCGATGTACATTCTTTAATAGGAATGGAATACCTGTTTATGGATAACCTTGAAATGGCAAAAGATAGTTTTATTAAATGTCTAGACGAGGATACCGATGACCATTCTGCATTATATAACGTGGTATATTGTTTTGATTTTTTAGACCAAAATAAAGAGGCGGCAAACTTTCTTAATGGTTTTATAGACAAAAACCCATATAGTGAAGTAGCATGGCATCAACTTGGTAGGCAATATTATACATTAAAAGAGTATGAGCAAGCGTTGCGTGCTTTTGATTATGCCACATTAATAGATGATAGTTTTCTTGGGGCTTTTTTAGAAAAGGCAAAAACGCTCGAAAAACTTAAAAAATATCAAGAAGCTATAGAATGCTATGGCATGACAATGGAGCTAGATGACCCTACATCTTTTGCTTTACTACGTGTTGGTAAATGCTATGAGCGTTTAGATAATCACAAAAAAGCAATAGAGTTTTATGAGAAAACTGTTCATGAAGATCCATTGCTAGACAAAGCTTGGATAGCCATAACTGATTTTTATATACGTCGCAAAAACTTCCAGAAAGCATTATACTATGTAAATAAGGCTATTGGTATAGACAATGAAAATAAGTTATACTGGAAACGCTATGCCGTTATTAATAAAGAACTAGATTATCATGAAGAAGCAGAGGCTGGTTACCGTAAAGCTGTAGAATTTGGCGATTATGAGCTAGACACTTGGTTATTTTGGGTAGATACATTACGCCTTTTAGGCGAAAGAGACTCGGCTATTATAACACTGCTACAAGCAACAGAATATTTTCCTGAAGAATATCAAATAGAGTATCGTCTTGCAGGTTTATACTTTATGGGCAATGAAAACGAAAAAGGGGTTTTTCACCTGAGTAATGGTTTACGCCTTAATTATAAAAATCATGTAATGATAGAAGAGTTTTTTCCATCAGTATGGGATTTAAAAATAGTGAAAGATATTTTAGCAGAATACAGCGCAAAATAA
- a CDS encoding energy transducer TonB has protein sequence MKLLQITFFIFFSINTMAQSDLEKHFAVPQPYTNTDKEVTKKVKKKRVYIYDDVDIKPYYNDGMEAFYKLLTEKILLPKGTRSKASSLEMFISFILDKKGRIGSVSCLFIQYSSNEENELKTAIITKMKKMPNWIPGKVNGQPVRVKVTIPYSLPINN, from the coding sequence ATGAAATTATTACAAATTACATTCTTTATATTTTTTTCCATAAACACTATGGCACAAAGTGATTTAGAAAAACACTTTGCTGTGCCACAACCATATACTAATACAGATAAAGAAGTTACCAAAAAAGTTAAGAAAAAAAGAGTTTACATATATGATGATGTAGATATAAAGCCATATTATAATGATGGCATGGAGGCTTTTTACAAACTTTTAACAGAAAAAATATTACTTCCTAAAGGAACAAGAAGCAAAGCAAGCTCTTTAGAAATGTTCATATCATTCATACTAGACAAAAAAGGAAGAATTGGTAGTGTAAGTTGTTTATTTATTCAGTATTCATCTAATGAAGAAAATGAACTAAAAACAGCGATTATAACGAAAATGAAAAAAATGCCAAACTGGATACCTGGAAAAGTTAATGGTCAGCCTGTAAGAGTAAAAGTAACAATTCCTTATTCACTTCCTATAAACAACTAA
- a CDS encoding energy transducer TonB, whose translation MAQGSLEDRFAVPQPVNNENKTNINTVYPYKDVDIYPYYNDGIEEFYTIFNKKLWVPSGVRKKANLISIYIHFIVEKDGRLSNIDSNVSGINARVSEGLKEEIIKAMKKMPNWVPGKVNGDLVRVKVVIPYYLTIRKRD comes from the coding sequence ATGGCACAAGGTAGTCTCGAAGATCGATTTGCAGTGCCACAGCCAGTAAATAATGAGAATAAGACTAATATAAATACTGTATACCCTTATAAAGATGTAGATATATACCCTTATTATAACGATGGTATAGAAGAGTTTTATACCATTTTCAATAAAAAACTCTGGGTACCATCGGGAGTGCGAAAAAAAGCAAACCTAATAAGTATATATATTCATTTTATAGTAGAAAAAGATGGTAGGCTAAGTAATATTGACTCTAATGTGAGTGGAATTAACGCTAGAGTAAGTGAAGGACTTAAAGAAGAAATCATAAAGGCTATGAAAAAAATGCCCAATTGGGTACCGGGCAAAGTAAACGGTGATTTAGTTAGAGTAAAAGTAGTTATCCCCTACTATTTAACCATACGTAAACGTGATTAA
- a CDS encoding shikimate dehydrogenase family protein: protein MKQKKKIFGLVGRNIDYSFSAGYFNKKFTKKKLDNYIYKNFDIDDISQFKSVVSDTKNLKGLNVTIPYKEAILPLLDNVSKNAKIIGAVNTIAVGKKKLKGYNTDHYGFRKVLKPMLEAYHQKALILGTGGASKAVAFALRKLKIEYDFVSRTSTDVVFGYDDIDYNVFNEYQIIINTTPLGTFPNITECPDIDYTLFTEKHIAFDLVYNPEETTFLRKAKDNGAKIKNGEQMLVYQAEKAWEIWNKK from the coding sequence ATGAAACAGAAAAAAAAGATTTTCGGACTGGTAGGTCGTAATATTGATTATTCATTTTCGGCAGGATATTTCAATAAAAAATTCACCAAAAAGAAATTAGACAATTACATTTATAAAAATTTTGACATTGACGATATTAGTCAATTTAAAAGTGTGGTCTCAGATACTAAAAACCTCAAAGGACTTAATGTTACTATACCCTACAAAGAGGCTATACTACCACTACTAGACAATGTTTCTAAAAATGCAAAAATTATAGGAGCAGTAAACACTATTGCAGTAGGTAAAAAGAAACTGAAAGGTTATAATACAGACCATTATGGCTTTCGTAAAGTATTAAAACCAATGCTAGAAGCCTACCATCAAAAAGCATTAATATTAGGTACAGGCGGAGCATCTAAAGCAGTGGCTTTTGCACTAAGAAAATTAAAAATAGAATATGATTTTGTATCTAGAACCAGTACTGATGTAGTTTTTGGTTATGACGATATCGATTATAATGTTTTTAATGAATATCAAATTATTATAAATACTACCCCATTAGGTACATTTCCTAACATAACAGAATGCCCTGATATTGACTATACCCTTTTTACTGAAAAACATATTGCTTTTGACTTGGTTTATAACCCAGAGGAAACTACATTTTTAAGAAAAGCAAAAGACAATGGTGCAAAAATAAAAAATGGAGAGCAAATGCTTGTTTATCAAGCAGAAAAGGCTTGGGAAATATGGAATAAAAAATAG
- a CDS encoding DUF349 domain-containing protein: protein MLEEKNDNLQNADGELITGAGDTFENGYSPSNKAVDNNDVPEDIEDIKKIHQTEGQLPFAPEEVLNTGTNETKQEAPKERTAVDAIEESNAEEGEDDSASGKEELPELNYEALSMEELTAELEKLVVFEKVMLVKDHVEDIKKEFYAKYTHDLEEKKEEYSHNNDGDISGFDYNFPLKSKFDEIYYQYKDRKNSHFKKIQNDLKGNLENRLAIIEELKNLVDSDESMKEALKHVGELRDKWKNAGPIPRDKYNHVWNNFHFHMERFYDHLNLDRETRDMDFRHNLEQKQKIIVRVEELLEEKDIMKAFRELQSLHKMWKEEIGPVSREHREEIWNRFSDLTKQLHDKREAFNATIREREEENLKKKKDIIAQIDAIAQEPVKNHSGWQGQIQKIEALRNAFFSAGKVPIEVNEDTWAAFKAAVRNFNSVKNSFYKEIKKDQQENLNKKQALVEKAQSLKDSDDYAATTQVMKQIQEEWKKIGHVPRKYSDSLWKEFKAACNHYFDKLHAHRNEANKDELEAFEKKKEYLESLKDFELVGDHKTDLDAIKQHIDNWKAIGRVPQARRHIEGKFNKILDALFDKLSLSKKETEMVKFSNRLEHLAENEDSRKLENEQIFIMRKIDEVKSEILQLENNIQFISNAKADNPFIKEVNKNIERHKEDLKTWKEKLTQIRNFNQGNVE, encoded by the coding sequence ATGTTAGAAGAAAAGAATGATAACCTGCAAAACGCAGATGGAGAATTGATTACAGGAGCTGGTGATACTTTTGAAAACGGGTATTCGCCTAGTAATAAAGCTGTCGATAATAATGATGTACCTGAGGATATCGAAGATATAAAAAAGATACACCAAACTGAGGGACAATTGCCTTTTGCCCCCGAGGAAGTATTGAACACAGGAACAAATGAAACAAAGCAAGAAGCACCTAAAGAACGTACTGCTGTAGATGCTATTGAGGAAAGTAATGCTGAAGAAGGCGAAGATGATTCGGCATCAGGTAAAGAAGAACTTCCTGAACTGAATTATGAGGCGCTATCAATGGAAGAGCTTACTGCTGAACTTGAAAAGCTTGTAGTTTTTGAAAAAGTAATGCTAGTTAAGGATCATGTAGAAGATATTAAAAAAGAATTTTACGCGAAGTATACTCATGACCTAGAAGAGAAAAAAGAAGAATATAGCCATAATAATGATGGCGATATTTCGGGGTTTGATTATAACTTTCCGCTAAAAAGTAAATTTGATGAAATTTACTATCAATATAAAGACAGAAAAAACAGTCACTTTAAAAAAATACAAAACGACCTTAAAGGCAACTTAGAAAATAGGCTTGCAATTATTGAGGAGCTAAAAAACCTTGTAGATAGTGATGAGAGCATGAAAGAAGCTCTTAAACATGTAGGCGAACTACGTGATAAGTGGAAAAATGCTGGCCCTATACCTAGGGATAAATACAACCATGTTTGGAACAACTTCCATTTCCATATGGAGCGTTTTTATGACCACTTGAATTTAGATAGAGAAACTAGAGACATGGATTTTAGACATAATTTGGAGCAAAAGCAAAAGATTATTGTGCGTGTTGAAGAGTTACTAGAAGAAAAAGATATTATGAAAGCTTTCCGCGAATTGCAATCGCTACATAAAATGTGGAAAGAAGAAATAGGACCTGTATCTCGTGAACACCGTGAAGAAATATGGAATCGTTTTAGCGATTTAACCAAACAACTTCATGATAAGCGCGAAGCATTTAACGCTACAATAAGAGAGCGTGAGGAAGAAAACTTAAAGAAGAAAAAAGATATTATAGCTCAAATAGATGCTATTGCCCAAGAGCCTGTAAAAAACCATAGTGGTTGGCAAGGACAAATTCAAAAAATTGAAGCGCTTCGCAATGCATTTTTTAGTGCAGGAAAAGTACCTATCGAAGTAAATGAAGATACTTGGGCGGCTTTTAAAGCAGCAGTAAGAAATTTTAACAGTGTTAAAAACTCTTTTTATAAAGAGATAAAAAAAGACCAACAAGAGAATCTAAATAAAAAACAGGCTCTTGTAGAAAAAGCCCAATCTCTTAAAGATAGTGACGACTATGCTGCCACTACTCAAGTAATGAAACAAATACAAGAGGAGTGGAAAAAAATTGGTCATGTTCCAAGAAAATATTCTGATTCATTATGGAAAGAGTTTAAAGCAGCTTGTAACCATTATTTTGATAAGTTACACGCACATCGTAACGAAGCAAATAAAGATGAGCTAGAAGCTTTTGAAAAGAAGAAAGAGTATCTTGAATCTCTAAAAGATTTTGAGCTTGTAGGAGACCATAAAACCGATCTTGATGCTATTAAGCAACATATAGATAACTGGAAAGCCATAGGGCGTGTACCACAAGCAAGAAGACATATAGAAGGTAAGTTTAATAAAATACTAGATGCACTTTTCGATAAACTTAGTCTTTCTAAAAAAGAGACTGAGATGGTTAAATTTAGTAATCGTCTAGAACACCTTGCTGAAAATGAAGACTCTCGCAAACTAGAAAATGAACAAATTTTCATTATGCGTAAAATTGACGAGGTAAAAAGTGAGATATTACAATTAGAAAATAATATCCAGTTTATATCTAATGCTAAAGCAGATAATCCCTTTATAAAAGAAGTCAATAAAAATATTGAACGTCATAAAGAAGATCTTAAAACTTGGAAAGAAAAATTGACCCAAATAAGGAATTTTAATCAAGGAAATGTAGAATAA
- the mazG gene encoding nucleoside triphosphate pyrophosphohydrolase has translation MNTRQQQLDAFNRLLDIMDDLREKCPWDKKQTLQTLRHLTIEETYELGDAILNNDLQEVKKELGDVLLHIVFYSKIGSETGDFDIADVANEICDKLIHRHPHIYGDVVVENEEQVKQNWEKLKLKEGKKSVLEGVPKSLPALVKASRIQDKAKGVGFDWEESHQVWDKVEEELQEFQDEVQGGDKEKIEAEFGDVLFSMINYARFLNINPEDALERTNKKFIKRFQYLESKANELGKPLADMTLAEMDVFWNEAKKL, from the coding sequence ATGAATACTAGACAACAGCAACTCGACGCATTTAACAGGTTATTAGATATAATGGATGATCTTAGGGAGAAATGTCCTTGGGATAAAAAGCAGACATTACAAACTTTGCGCCATCTTACTATAGAAGAAACATATGAATTAGGCGATGCCATACTAAATAATGACCTACAAGAGGTAAAAAAAGAGTTGGGCGATGTATTATTACATATTGTTTTTTATTCGAAAATAGGCAGTGAAACGGGCGATTTTGATATTGCAGATGTAGCTAATGAGATATGTGATAAACTTATACACCGTCATCCGCATATTTATGGAGATGTTGTGGTAGAGAATGAAGAACAGGTAAAACAAAACTGGGAGAAACTGAAGTTGAAAGAGGGTAAAAAATCAGTACTAGAAGGTGTGCCTAAAAGTTTACCAGCATTAGTTAAAGCGAGTCGCATACAAGACAAAGCTAAGGGTGTAGGGTTTGATTGGGAAGAATCACACCAGGTGTGGGATAAAGTAGAAGAGGAGCTACAGGAGTTTCAAGATGAGGTACAGGGAGGTGATAAAGAAAAAATTGAAGCTGAGTTTGGCGATGTATTATTTTCTATGATAAACTATGCAAGGTTTTTAAATATTAACCCCGAAGATGCTTTAGAGCGTACTAATAAGAAGTTTATAAAACGTTTTCAATATCTTGAAAGCAAAGCCAATGAACTAGGTAAACCATTAGCAGATATGACGCTTGCCGAAATGGATGTATTTTGGAATGAAGCTAAAAAACTATAA
- a CDS encoding DUF5606 family protein — protein MSIEKILAISGKPGLYALKLQTRTGFVAESLIDGKKITVGLRSNVSLLSEISVYTYGGEVRLSEVFTAIAEKEDDGAAISHKEDNATLVAYFREVMPEFDEDRVYTSDIKKILNWYNMLQAKGLVSKALLKADEPTEAPVEEEAPKTEE, from the coding sequence ATGAGTATAGAAAAAATATTAGCAATTTCCGGAAAACCGGGACTATATGCCTTGAAATTACAAACGCGTACAGGTTTTGTCGCAGAATCATTAATAGACGGAAAAAAAATAACTGTAGGACTACGTAGTAACGTGAGTCTTTTGTCAGAGATATCAGTTTATACTTATGGCGGCGAAGTACGTTTGTCTGAAGTTTTTACAGCTATAGCTGAGAAAGAAGACGATGGAGCTGCGATATCGCATAAAGAAGATAACGCAACATTGGTAGCTTATTTTCGTGAAGTAATGCCAGAATTTGACGAAGACAGAGTATATACTTCTGATATTAAAAAGATACTTAACTGGTATAATATGTTACAAGCAAAAGGTCTTGTATCTAAAGCATTACTGAAAGCTGATGAACCAACAGAGGCTCCTGTAGAAGAAGAAGCTCCTAAAACAGAAGAATAA
- the def gene encoding peptide deformylase, with protein sequence MILPIVGYGDPVLRKKCEEISNDYPELKKVIADMYETMYNAYGVGLAAPQVGMPIRLFIVDTKAFSDDEDLSKEEQELLANFSKTFINPIITKEEGEEWGFNEGCLSIPEVREDVYRQEKITIEYVDEDYKKHTDVYDGLIARVIQHEYDHVEGVLFTDKISSLKKRLIQKKLQNIMDGKTRPDYKMKFAAKKGR encoded by the coding sequence ATGATATTACCAATAGTAGGATATGGCGATCCTGTACTGAGGAAAAAGTGCGAAGAGATAAGTAATGACTATCCTGAATTGAAGAAAGTTATTGCCGACATGTATGAAACAATGTATAACGCTTATGGTGTGGGGCTTGCAGCGCCACAGGTAGGTATGCCTATTAGGCTTTTTATTGTTGATACTAAGGCGTTTAGTGACGACGAAGATCTTAGTAAAGAAGAGCAAGAATTATTAGCAAACTTTTCTAAAACATTTATAAACCCTATTATAACCAAAGAAGAAGGAGAAGAATGGGGCTTTAACGAAGGTTGTCTTAGCATACCAGAGGTGCGCGAAGATGTATACCGTCAAGAAAAAATTACTATTGAGTATGTAGATGAAGACTATAAGAAACATACTGATGTTTATGATGGATTGATTGCTAGAGTAATACAGCATGAGTATGATCATGTAGAAGGAGTGCTGTTTACAGATAAGATATCATCATTAAAAAAACGCTTGATACAAAAGAAGCTTCAAAACATAATGGATGGCAAAACAAGACCTGATTATAAAATGAAATTTGCTGCCAAAAAAGGCAGATAA
- a CDS encoding FUSC family protein, which produces MIEKLKQFIDSTNFTKALTVTFAAVMPVIILSQFDLFQMGFALAIGAVLTYPADIPSNLLHRTRGLLTTSIIIVVCTLTVNLLYNIPALFYPVILLLVFLLSMISVYGQRATMVSFSGLLALALASGHVQQGWDIVIYCGLVWAGGLIYTLTSIIFNYLSPHRYTELQMAECLKLTSKYMKQRGHLWDTHANTEKITRKQLFLQVELNANHESLREVLLRSGSNAGNSNRSRKMLLVFISLVEMMELALSTSFDHSKLREKFSTHPKVITTYQNLAYNLAAALKNISKSIKNKKKYITIHQLLDDLEAFDKAIRDYENERGKAATEDVYLLTNMLHYAEKQVEKIKIMERAFTLNTAIKDMQGRDKDMEKFLTPEYYPLHTLKENLSFSSTIFRLSLRLTITIAIGFIIGALFPLQKVYWILLTIIVIMRPGYGLTKQRSYQRIVGTVIGCIIAFGLLTLLHHPVIIAVLAIGFMLLGFTFTAINYRIGATFVTIFVVFVYSMLNPDIAQVIQYRLIDTAVGATLAFIANHFLWPSWEFINLPVFIRKSIEANRNYLEQISKLYNKKGSVPTSYRLARKSAFIEVGNLTASYQRMTQEPKSKQKQQPQVYKLAVLNHTLLSSLASLGTYIQSHHTTKASDAFNVVVQAVARNLNYTIALLNMDIQAEEIQLAQKEELAARFTELKNIRARELQENHLTDEETFKLKMQEAQLIIEQLIWLNNLSEKIVKAAKQLELGK; this is translated from the coding sequence ATGATAGAAAAATTAAAACAGTTTATTGATAGTACAAATTTCACCAAAGCACTTACTGTTACATTTGCGGCAGTAATGCCTGTTATTATATTATCGCAGTTTGATTTATTCCAAATGGGGTTTGCCTTGGCTATTGGAGCTGTACTTACTTATCCTGCCGATATTCCTAGTAACCTATTACACCGTACACGAGGTTTATTAACAACATCAATAATCATTGTGGTTTGTACACTTACAGTGAATTTGTTGTATAACATCCCTGCATTGTTTTACCCTGTTATATTACTACTGGTGTTTTTACTCTCTATGATATCTGTTTATGGGCAAAGAGCTACAATGGTATCATTTTCTGGTTTACTCGCACTTGCACTCGCTAGTGGTCATGTACAACAAGGCTGGGACATAGTAATATATTGTGGCTTAGTATGGGCAGGAGGGCTTATATATACACTAACATCAATAATTTTTAACTACCTGAGTCCGCATCGTTATACTGAATTACAAATGGCAGAATGTTTAAAACTGACCAGTAAATACATGAAGCAACGTGGGCATCTTTGGGACACTCATGCCAATACCGAAAAAATTACTAGAAAGCAACTTTTCTTACAGGTAGAGCTTAATGCTAATCATGAAAGTCTTAGAGAAGTATTATTACGTTCGGGGTCTAATGCTGGTAACTCTAACCGTAGCCGAAAAATGCTTTTAGTATTTATATCGCTTGTAGAAATGATGGAGCTTGCATTATCTACATCTTTTGACCATAGTAAACTACGTGAAAAATTCAGTACACACCCCAAGGTTATTACTACTTATCAAAACCTTGCCTATAACCTTGCTGCTGCATTAAAGAATATATCAAAAAGTATTAAAAACAAAAAGAAATACATTACAATACACCAATTACTGGATGACCTCGAAGCATTTGATAAAGCAATACGTGACTATGAAAACGAGAGAGGTAAAGCAGCTACAGAGGATGTATACCTGTTAACTAATATGTTACATTATGCCGAAAAGCAGGTTGAAAAAATTAAAATAATGGAGCGTGCATTTACCCTGAATACAGCAATTAAAGATATGCAGGGACGCGACAAAGACATGGAGAAATTCTTGACACCAGAGTATTACCCATTACACACATTAAAAGAAAACTTAAGCTTCTCCTCTACTATTTTTAGGCTATCGTTACGGCTTACCATTACTATAGCCATTGGTTTTATTATTGGAGCGCTATTCCCTTTACAAAAAGTATATTGGATATTGCTTACTATAATAGTAATTATGCGTCCTGGTTACGGGCTTACAAAACAGCGCTCTTATCAGCGTATTGTAGGTACTGTTATAGGCTGTATTATCGCTTTTGGTTTGTTAACGCTACTGCACCACCCTGTTATTATTGCAGTTTTAGCAATAGGGTTTATGCTTTTGGGCTTTACTTTTACAGCTATTAACTACCGAATTGGGGCTACTTTTGTAACTATTTTTGTAGTATTTGTATATAGTATGCTAAACCCTGATATTGCACAGGTAATACAGTATAGGTTAATAGATACTGCTGTAGGTGCTACCCTTGCTTTTATAGCCAATCATTTTTTATGGCCGTCTTGGGAGTTTATAAACCTACCTGTATTTATAAGAAAATCTATTGAAGCCAACAGAAATTATCTCGAACAAATATCAAAACTATATAATAAAAAAGGGAGTGTACCTACCTCTTATAGACTAGCACGTAAAAGTGCTTTTATAGAGGTGGGCAACCTAACAGCATCCTACCAAAGGATGACACAAGAACCAAAATCGAAACAAAAACAACAACCACAAGTATATAAATTAGCGGTGCTTAACCACACGTTGTTGTCATCACTAGCATCGTTGGGTACATACATACAATCACATCATACCACAAAAGCATCAGATGCTTTTAATGTAGTAGTACAAGCCGTTGCCCGAAACCTAAACTATACCATAGCACTACTAAATATGGATATACAGGCAGAAGAAATACAACTCGCACAAAAAGAAGAACTTGCTGCCCGCTTTACCGAACTGAAAAACATACGTGCCCGCGAATTACAAGAAAACCATCTAACTGATGAGGAAACCTTTAAACTAAAAATGCAGGAAGCACAGCTTATTATAGAGCAACTGATATGGCTTAATAACTTGTCTGAAAAGATTGTAAAAGCTGCAAAGCAATTGGAATTAGGGAAGTAA
- a CDS encoding malate:quinone oxidoreductase — translation MSDTIQNEPDVILIGAGIMSATLGMLLKELMPEIKIDIYERLDVAAAESSAAWNNAGTGHSAFCELNYTPTLPNGEIDTKKAVKIAEFFEESKQFWTYLVHQNRITKPEDFVNSVPHMSFVWGKDNVDYLKKRYKALQKYPIFKGMEYSDDPETIKKWIPLVMEGRDANEPIAATSMKIGTDVNFGELTRDMLAWLVDQPGVNLYFGQEVRDMRRSGTGNGKWKLKIRDLETGEKKRTYTKFVFIGAGGGSLHLLEKSDIPEGDGFGGFPVSGQWLKCINEAVIQKHDAKVYGKASVGAPPMSVPHIDSRMINGKRELLFGPYAGFSTKFLKQGSYLDLPKSISTDNILPMLAAGYHNLALTKYLIEQVTQSQEDRMEALREYLPDAKSEDWELETAGQRVQVIKKDAEEGGKLEFGTEVITSADGSLAALLGASPGASTAVSIMLDVMNRCFPGEMRSEAWQQKLREMIPSYGQSINANPELLRQARYKAAQVLGLETLDEKYYE, via the coding sequence ATGTCTGATACCATACAAAACGAACCTGATGTTATATTAATTGGCGCAGGTATAATGAGTGCTACACTAGGTATGCTCTTAAAAGAATTAATGCCCGAAATAAAGATTGATATTTATGAAAGACTTGATGTTGCTGCTGCCGAAAGTTCTGCCGCATGGAATAACGCAGGCACGGGGCACTCTGCTTTTTGTGAACTTAACTATACGCCTACATTACCTAATGGCGAAATAGATACTAAAAAAGCGGTGAAAATTGCTGAGTTTTTTGAAGAGTCTAAGCAATTTTGGACATATCTAGTACATCAAAATCGTATCACCAAACCAGAAGATTTTGTAAACAGTGTACCACACATGAGTTTTGTGTGGGGTAAGGATAATGTAGATTATCTAAAAAAACGTTACAAAGCTTTACAAAAGTATCCGATATTTAAAGGGATGGAATATAGTGACGATCCCGAAACCATAAAAAAATGGATTCCATTAGTTATGGAAGGTCGCGATGCTAATGAGCCTATTGCTGCTACCAGCATGAAAATAGGTACTGATGTTAATTTTGGCGAGTTAACACGCGATATGCTTGCATGGCTAGTAGATCAGCCAGGAGTTAACTTATACTTTGGGCAAGAGGTGCGCGATATGCGTCGCTCAGGAACTGGTAATGGTAAATGGAAATTAAAAATAAGAGACCTTGAAACTGGAGAAAAGAAGCGAACTTATACAAAATTTGTATTTATTGGCGCAGGAGGCGGTTCGTTACACTTACTCGAAAAGTCAGATATACCCGAAGGTGATGGTTTTGGTGGTTTTCCTGTAAGTGGGCAATGGCTAAAATGTATTAACGAAGCGGTAATACAAAAACACGATGCCAAAGTATATGGTAAAGCATCGGTGGGGGCACCGCCCATGTCGGTACCGCATATTGATAGTCGTATGATAAATGGTAAAAGAGAATTGCTTTTTGGTCCGTATGCAGGTTTTAGTACTAAGTTTTTAAAACAAGGGTCATACTTGGATTTGCCTAAAAGTATAAGTACCGATAATATTTTACCGATGCTTGCAGCAGGTTATCATAACCTTGCGCTTACCAAGTACCTTATAGAACAGGTGACCCAGTCGCAAGAAGATAGAATGGAGGCTTTACGCGAATATTTGCCAGACGCTAAGAGTGAAGATTGGGAACTCGAAACAGCAGGGCAGCGTGTACAGGTAATTAAAAAAGATGCCGAAGAGGGCGGTAAACTCGAATTTGGTACAGAGGTTATTACTAGTGCCGATGGTTCGCTTGCTGCACTACTTGGCGCATCGCCAGGGGCGAGTACAGCAGTATCCATAATGCTAGATGTTATGAATCGTTGTTTTCCTGGTGAAATGCGAAGTGAAGCATGGCAGCAAAAATTGCGTGAAATGATACCATCGTACGGGCAATCTATAAATGCTAACCCTGAGTTATTGCGACAAGCACGATATAAAGCAGCTCAAGTACTAGGGTTAGAAACACTTGATGAAAAATACTATGAGTAG